A window of Pan paniscus chromosome X, NHGRI_mPanPan1-v2.0_pri, whole genome shotgun sequence genomic DNA:
GCCTCTGCATATAAACACTGCCCAGTTTTCCTCCGATATGAAGACCGTGCGCATTGCTGGGGGAAGAGAGATGTTATTCCGTCGTCATTCCTGCATGTAAGTGCCTCACCAGGGTCCGAGCTGCCAGCTGTGGAAAACTCACCATTGATTGGCCACAGCCCATCGCCACCAGGACCCAGGAACAAGCAGCGCTGCCTCGAGGAGGAGGGCGGACAGCCTAACAGGGCTCAGGAAGATGCTAGCTCTCTCCCTCCacaaccccaccaccaccaaagcTGACCACCCCCACTTCACCCGACGTGTTGAAAGTTACATCAAATGCCACAAAGCAAAAACAGTCAAGCGTGCCAGCATTTATTTCAGGCCTGGTGACTGGGACACTGCGGCGAGCAGGGGCATGGAGCAGCAGAAGGGGCTTGGTCACCGTTCATGGCTCTGTGTCTGTGGCTCCGGTGGTCTCAGATTCCGAGTGCCCGGTATCCTCCCCTAGGGAGGAAAGCAGAGTGACAAGTGGACCCTCGGGAGCCCTGGGGATTTCTGGCTTGGCCTGAGGTTCTCTTGGTGGAACAGGAAGGGGAGGCGGATGGGCTTGGTGGCGAGCAGTgagagaggcagaggcgggctcCGAAGGAGCTCTCACCTGAAACACTTGGTGAAACATGCCAGGGCTCTCTGGAACCGGCTCCTCCAAGACCCTCGCAGAAGAGCAGGTTCCCTGGGCAAGCCTGTGCCACCGGATGGGTCCTCCGTGGCGTCAGACACAGCCACCCATTCCTCAGGGTCTTTTTGCAGCCCTTTCACATTCTGAAAGACAGACTAAATAGCCAGATCCTAATGCTCCCTCCCATCCCTGGCTTCCTTCACCCCATCCAGCAACTGTTGTGTGCGTCTCTGGCCCTCTTGCAGGGGCTGGGGATGCAGCAGTGACCTGCACAGACCAAAGCCCAGCCTCCTAGGGGACATTCCAGGACAATGGAGGGAAGCCAGACTCACCAGGTCAGCAGGTGGAAGGAAGGGAGTGAAGATCATGCTTCCAGGAGTGTGTGATGTGCCGGTAGGGACCGACAGGACTTCGTTGAAGACACCGGCGAAGCTCGTCACTCTGCCGGGTGCAAAGAGGCCGAGGGCCTGCCCCCTCCACGCCCCATTCAGcccctctgcccctgccccatcGTCCCTCCCTCCTACAGCCTTGTGCTCCAGCAAGGGATACATTTCTGGTATGTCACATTCCGTCTGTTCCTGTGTTTCTTACTCCCACTCCTccaatctttctttcctttgtttcttcctcctggcCCTCCCAGCAGGCTGGAGTCACGCTTCTGCTTGCTGAGCAGAACAGCCCCGAGGGTCCTCCTCGAGAGAACATGATGTGTAGAGGTCTTCTACAGGTAGCTCATTTTATTTGGCCATGAATGGTTCATTGCATGCCAAGGTCACACATGGTCCTAGTTTGCCATGAGTGGGACCATTCCGGTTTTAAAACTTAAAGGCCCCTGTCCCGGGAAAGCTCTCAGTCCCAGGGAAACTGGAACTACTTCATTCATGTGGACACTATTGTCACATTACTGTGCACTGTTTTTCTCACATTTAACAGTTGGACCTTGTAGATGAAATTGTAAGAGTGATCCTGATACCTAAGAAGTAGACATTTATGAGTAATCGATGTGTATTGAAGGCTCTGTATATCTTCATAGTGTGGAGGTAAATGCAGCATTATGTGTTTGCCCCTGAATACATATCCACTAAAAGCCTATGATTGGACCTCAGCCATCACGTCTGCTCTTGGGGTGTCACACCAGAGTTCTAGATGGACCCAGAATTGCAGAGAGACAAGGTCAGGGGAAGGAGCCGGGAAAGAGGTTAACAAGACCACAGATGCTGCAGATGGGATTCACACGAAGATGTCCTTCCCACCAGCCAGGCCATCGCTGGCTTTGTAAGGTAATGAGATTAGCAACATTAGAGGTGCTGAAACACAGCCTGAGCGGTCACTTGTACCGTATGCTGCAGAGAGGAGGGTTCAAATGGTTTCAGACAGCCCTGTGATTCATAGGATTCGTGTGCAAATCAGAGGTAAAGAGCCCTTAGCTTTCATGTAAATACGTAATTCCCTCTGACGTGTACAAAAATTCTCCTCAAAATCTTGTGAATTTCCAGGCAAGTGTTGTGAAATACTTAGAAACTCCTCCAAGAAGTGAGCAGGTCTCATTGTCTGTCCTatctcccttttctctccttgAATCTACTCCAGTTAGGCTTTCTCCTACACCACTCCACTGAAACTTAGGAGTCAATTGAACATGAACCAATGAACAAGTGAAAGTAATGTTTCTTATGGTTGTATATGACTAGCTATGTGATTAAAATGACCAAACCGGCAAGTTGTGTTTAAATGCTTAATAAAAGCTAGGTTTAAATTGTtaacttaaaaaatgaatagaaatgaagacccaagtgactacactgtcatctcccaGCACAACTTTCATTCTCATATAAAGAAACTCATTTTCTAAGTAGGAAGGTTGTTCCAAACTGCTGGAAATTCCCAGGAAGAAAGGCCCAGGTTTTATGGAGCTTCCACCTGTTTCCTTGTAGACGCAGCCAACTGCCACCAGGTGGCAGAACAAGATGAGAAAACCGTGCCCCACGGAGTCCCTGAGCCCCTGCTGCTGCAGTTTTTGAGTGAGTTTTCTCAGGGGCTGGAATCACTCCTGGGGAACCATCCCAAGGTTCTGCCTTCTTAAGCTATTCCAGGGTGCacccagggcctggcccagggttTCTGACGTCTATGATGACGCTTAAGGCAGTGACATCGATCAGCCGGGCCTCTGGGCTAGGAGCCCCAGTTCACCTCCTCATTAGTAACCCTGGGATGTGGTAGTAGGTGGCTTTAGGCAGGATGAGGGGCCACAGTTGTATCTGTCAGTATGTCAGGGTAGTGACATCTGTGATTCTGCAGGGACATTTGAACAGCAGGGAATCAGAAACGCCAGAAAGTGAGGGTCCGCAACACAAAACCTTGCCAACTGCTGTGGACTGAATTGCGTTCCCCCGCCCTGCAATTAATACATTGAAGCCCCGACCCCTAATGGGACTGTATCTGGAGCTAGAGGCTTTAGGAggcaattaaggttaaatgaggtcataagggtggagccctgCTCCtacaggattagtgtccttatgagaagagacgCCACAGAGCTCATTGTATCTGTCAGTATCTCGAGGTAGTGACAACTGTGCTTCTGCAGGGACATTTGGGTAGCAGGGAGGTCTCTTCTTCTCTGCACTGCATGCAcccaggaaaggccatgtgacGTCTTAGCAAGAAGGAGGCAAACCATGAGGAGAGCCTTCAGCAGAAACCAAAtcggccagcaccttgatcttggacttcccagctggcagaactgtgagaaaataaatgtctgttgtttaagtcacccagcctgtggtattttgttatggcagcccgagCGGACTAATACACCAACCTAGCGATTTTTCAAAGAAAGGAGTCCCGGGCTGGCCCAGGAGGCCAGGCTGCTCAGTCCCCGAAGCCTGATGGCAGGTGAGGTGGACAACCCTGTTGTCCCGCCCagtaacatttcctttttttttctgaatctccTTTGAGAAAATAAGCTGCCTCTGTGCAACTGCCTTGAATGGACCCAGAGTTCTGCAAAGAGTCAGGGAAGGGCTGTGAGTGATGGTGATAAGACCCGCCCCGCACCACCCTGTGGATGGATGGGATTTATATCGAGAAAGGCTACGAGGTCAGCCCCTCGTAGCTTTATACCATGTCTCCCTCAGCTGAGATTAAACAAGTGTGTAGGGATTcaagaaaaagttgatttttttaatttggagtGGTTGTTACAGGGAGTAGGGGTCAACTGGATTTTGCCAGCCCTGAGATTGAACTGGATAAATTACAGGTAAATTATATGTGTGAAAGCACTGGGTACATGAGAGGATCTCAATACAATTTCGTTGACTTGCACGCAAGTTTCGCAGAAGCTCCTGCAAGAGGCGAAGTGATTCTTATTATGACAAATAATAacagtttctttttattaaagaCCTAGTAAGTACAGGTATATCACCTGTTTACAATACTGTcttatttatgcaaataatcCTTGTGTACGAAAACAATACAGACAAAACAATAGTCTCCCTTGTCCACCCCTCTCCATCACCAGCCCCCTCAGCAATGGTTTAATGCGTTTCCTCAAAAATTCCTCAATCGATGcatttacatacacatacatgcactaATAGAAACATATGCTTGTCTTTTATGGGGCCATAAGATACATACTGGCTCAGGATGCACGTATTGTGTGGCACttgatttttgcattttacaGCAAGTCTGGGTGAACTTCTCCTGTCAGTTCATGGAGAACTGTCTCATCATTTTTAACTTCTGCATAGTGTTCTAAGTGATATGCCATAATTCTTTAACTACTTCCATACACAAGGAccttcacatttttttcctcaacttTTAAAGTTCT
This region includes:
- the LOC117977539 gene encoding protein FAM236A isoform X1; protein product: MYPLLEHKAVGGRDDGAGAEGLNGAWRGQALGLFAPGRVTSFAGVFNEVLSVPTGTSHTPGSMIFTPFLPPADLSVFQNVKGLQKDPEEWVAVSDATEDPSGGTGLPREPALLRGSWRSRFQRALACFTKCFRGGYRALGI
- the LOC117977539 gene encoding protein FAM236A isoform X2 is translated as MYPLLEHKAVGGRDDGAGAEGLNGAWRGQALGLFAPGRVTSFAGVFNEVLSVPTGTSHTPGSMIFTPFLPPADLNVKGLQKDPEEWVAVSDATEDPSGGTGLPREPALLRGSWRSRFQRALACFTKCFRGGYRALGI